The genomic interval ctAATACAATaggaacaggagcttcctgttctttctaatagcaatttccaatcgatatcgctcaccttatattgtttccccttctattatatttcgtttgtatttcaccattcttaaccctcttatcttacttctctgtctgctatattggctgattacctctagtaagtttaaaccacttggatacataaatatgtgttaattctccttaactactttgttgtcttccttcattgatccttgtttcgttcctccatttatcccatatctagtagtattgtttcttcttttccctggatttcttttgttaatttgtccatttcagcacaatccataacctttcttattatttcttcgcTCGGAATtactttgtttttccatttctgggcaaaggcaatccttgccgtcgtaattatatgtaatattaaatactgaatttctttttttatatttcacagtcattattcctaataaaaaaacttcagattGACCTGGATACTTTTTGAACATAAGATAAAAAACTTGCTTGACTTAAACTTGAACCTGATGACTATATGGACAGGCCCATGATATTTTCTTGGTAACAGTACAGAACTGGTTTGTCTCTGCCTTTTtctatgttgtgttttatttttaaatttcctaCTCTAGCCCACAGCTTCATATATTGAGTAGGCCTCCCACCCATAAACTAGGCCAGAATCCTGCTTAGTCTGTTTCAGAGCAGCGAAGGTCACTAAATGCTGCCACTTAAATTGTCTAAAATTAGAGTTGGAGGGTGCAAAGGGAAATCTCATTCAATGTGCTATAACTCACATAGCAAGAAAAGTTTCAGTATTCTAGAAAGTAAATGCAATTTGATAAAAAGGCTCATAATTATTTCAGAATTTAAAATGGTGGTTCTAGATGGAAAAATACAAACATAGCTGCATAAGTAATAAATCAAGTAGCTTATGTCAATTATCCAAAATATAAGGCTTTGTATGCCAACAGCATTTTTCTTGAACTTTATTTACAATTAGCTGCACCACACATACTTATGTTGAAATACTCTGGATTTGCTGCATATGGACAAGCAAGAAAAGCCTGTATGACACTTGTGCAGAAATACTATGACCTCTAGTAGTAAAATGAACAATGCCTTCAATTTCATAAATTGCTGGAAAAAGAAGTATTTCTACTTGAACCCACCTATATTCCCAAGAGATATTGTTCTTTTGTCTTCTGTAGAATCATGTATAGAGTGTTTAGGAAGTATCTCTTCTGAATTCCGCTGTAAAATCCACCTTCTCCTCCTTAGGACTccagattttgcaggatcctcaATAGGTTTGTTTATTGCATATTCTTCCACTAgtaattctgattctacaaatgACAGAATCGGTTTTCCAGTTTCTGTTTTTACTTtatagtttctattttttttaagctaACCTTCTGGAACAGTATCTACTGTTGAGTTTTTACTTtatagtttctatttttttttaagctaaCCTTCTGGAACAGTATCTACTGTTGAGATTTCTGTTGTCAGAAATCATAGCTAAATTTAATGCCAGCTAAGAATTGTGGGAAATTGGTCTGATAATATCTAGTGGGCAAGTGGAAGGAGTTTTATGACATTTACAGATTGCTGGCCCAAACTCCACTACTAAGAAATTCATTAATTTTACTCATGCCTGTTTCTCTTTATGTCTCTCTCTATTAACACATAATCAGTTATATTTACAAAATGATAATTTAAGTCAGCAGTATGACAAGAATCAGATCTGCCTACTGAAATACAGAAACTGCACTTTCCActtaagaaaaaacaagaaatgtgCATTTGATATACTGATAAATGTTACAttctaggaaaaaagaaaatgaatccaAGATaagcttttctaaaaaaaaacaaaaaacacccaaTTACTTGACTTTGAAACTCAGTAAATCTTGAGTTTCATACAGAATCAACCCTCAAAATTTCATTGATATATACAATAGAAACAATACTGGAATAgtaatatgattttattttattttttgctgccttGGAATTATCATAAACTGGTTCAAGATTTCCAGGAAAGAAATAGCAAGCTGAACATGGCTCCATTAAGACCATGATGGAATAAAGATGACTCCTCTCTAGACAAGGAgattttgattttggaaagttataaatggataaatggtccagatggatttgaagtaacattttgaaatcaattataaaacttttgcctGGGAAATGCTATTGTTTTACAttcttaaacagaaaaaaatgattgcTTGGAACTTTGAAGCATGAACACTAGAGGGATCAGAAtgaataaaaatttacaattaaatTTGACTTATTAATACCGAATGGAGCAAAATACTTTTGCATTGATGTATTGAAGTACATTTGTGACCAATAGACCCAGAATACAGCAGTTCACTTCACTATTTCTTAATAGTCAAGCTAATTAAATATAAAAGTAATGGATACCATTGTCAAGAATGATGACAAAATACTTACCAAGTTGTTTGAAATTTTCCTGGATACTTCCCCATGTATTCTTTTCAATTATATTCTTGACAAGCCCCCATGgttgttttttgtatttcacatctGAGGAAATCCTGTAACAAACAAGAATAGAGCTAGCAACTGATTGGAATACAACTATAGGTAAGGTCAGTATTTTCATCCATTTTGAGAGCAATTTTTTAGGCTTTCAGCTTCAGGTAAGAAGCTGTATACACAAAACAAAGCATGATCACTAAGGTAACATCTTGTCTTGAACACAAACACTGAGAGCTGAATGAGGAAATAGAGAAAATAGTTGCTTCAGAACTTTCTGTTGAACTATAACTTTGAATGATAGATGTACCCATAGATTTGTAAGGTATGTAAATCATATAGCCAATATTAGtttgttgaaaaaaaatctactaaAACTTTCATAGGGGAAAAAAGTGAAACTAAAAAAAgagcaaatattttttctattaagAGATCATTTTCCAATCATCTAAGTGTACAAATTAAAGTTGGGCATTCCTACGCTTCCTTGTTTTACCGAAAAGCTGTCTTTTATGATTTCCAATTTTATtactgtcattaaatgaaatgtCTCACCGGAGTCTGCATTTTTGACCGGACATATGAGAGATACTAAAACTGTTCACAATGTAGAAGTAATCATGGTAAGGCACATCATGTGTCACCACCTCTGCGTCTACTTGGTAAGACCGATCTTTGTGGCTTCGTTTACGGAGCACCTATTATGGAAGCAGaaaaggacttttttttaaaaaatgctgatgTTCAAAAACTAACTGGGATAAATTTTGCACCACAATTAATGTAGAAGTCTTGAAAGAAAGTATACTTTTAAAATGATCGCACAATATCCTAACACAGCTTTTCTCAACCTATTGCCTCAAGTGGAAATTGGACTTCGTTCTCTATAATTCCAAGCCAAAATACTGATCAGGAATTAAGGGAATTGTTGCTCAAGGCCAGCTGTAGAGCATTAGTTTGGGGGAAAGCAAGTCTAGAATAAGATTAATGATGCCcaacttcttctatttttttcctgataTTCTGTTAATGGAAACTAAAGATAGATAGCACATCTTTGCAATCCTTTCTTTTAAAGCTTCAGCTgctgcaaaatagcaatagcaatagcagttagacttatataccgcttcatacggctttcagccctctctaagcggtttacagagtcagcatattgctcccaacaacaatctgggttctcattttacccacctcggaaggatggaaggctgagtcaaccctgagctggtgagatttgaacaaccgaactgcagaactgcagaagtagcctgcagtgctgcatttaaccactgcgccacctcggctcctataaaATGTGGTGGCATGAACAGTGATGGGCTTGGCTCAGCATTTCCACATAATACCAACACTCCACAAACTGCACTGCTTCTAATTTGCTACCAAGTGCAACTTAGGGTGCTGGCTGTCACCTGTAAAGCTCTACATAGCATAGGGCCCAACTTTTTGTATGCTGTAGTTTCCGCCAGTTCAGTGTAATCTGACACACTTGCATTTTATACCTGTTTTTCTGTTGCAGTTGTGAATTTTCCAATAAGTGGATTGTTAAGTATAATTGTGTAAGTCATGGTCCTGAGTTGATTGCCTCTATTATCTTGGTTCCAAGAAGTTGACACAATATCTAAAGCCAAAAATATAAGTCATTATTGCTATTCATTTATACAGTATCATTTAGAAACCTTAAACATTCCATGAAGGGCAAAGTGAATTGAATTATGAAATTTTCATATAACATGTGGTATACAGTAATGGGTTTTAAATAATTAATCTCCAAATTTATCATTGTGAAACTGGCTTGAAACATTATAATAAAAAATGAGATTGTCCATAAATTAGTGCtttcttctgggtttttttctatgtATATTAAACCTTTTGGGGTTTTAACCCCATCAAATTATAGCAGTAGTTAATTCTATATGTGTTGGGTTGAGGCAGGAAAACATACAACAAATCTATTCAGAACAGAAAAGTAAATATGTAACCAGGCAAAtgacataaaacaataaataaaacaaaagaaaacaatgaaatagcaatgaaataaaataaacaataaaagcaaaagcaaaatgaTGTTGGTATTTTTAACAGCAGCCTAGGATTAATTGCAATACCCTAAAAGAAACCTACTATTAGCGCCACTATTTTCTGCAACAGTCTATTTTTATCTGCATCCATACCTAATGTTTGGATGCACTTCTGCTTTCTCTACTCAGGTGATCAGTGCTCAATTTTATAAGTTCATTCTTCTATTTACAGTATGATAACCTATTGTATCCAGCTGCATTTTGTTAATTCAATATAACTTGCAAAGAAATATCAAATTGTGAATTCAAATCCTTATGTGTTGGTGGCCAATAAGCCAAAACTTGTCAGCATGTTTATATTCTGACAGTGACTGCGTTAAATAATCATTtcctagctttaaaaaaaagtcaaaatactGCATCCAAATGTTCAGTTATATCTAAAGGCTGAATAACCTTCTCAAAAGCCAAGATCTGAGCTAAATTTAAACCATAGTTTGTTTCAGAatgattattaattattaatacatTCTCAATTCAGATGTTATCCAGAAGATATAATTGCTTATAGTTTTTTTACTTGCTTGCAAAGGGAGCAAAGGGAAGAGCAAAAGAAGTGTATATAGCTGCAGGAAACTAGGCAAGACCTAATTATCTGAATGCAACCATGAAAAAAAATGGGTTTACATTATATTTGAATCCAGCCTTTGTACCAGATGCTTTTCACAAAATATTCATCTTGTTAAAAGGGAAATTAACTTGTTTTTTCTCAATGTAgacaatacaaattaaaatagtttACCTGTTATATTTCTAGTCCTGAGATATGTCTGCATGAAATGGGAATTGGTGAAAAGCATTTCAAACAGCTTATCTGCACCAATACGGAAAATGCGATTAATAAAGAGTTTTCCATGGAGTTCACACTCAAGGGTGGCTTCCTCAGCTACTggagaaaaatttaaaacataggtTAAAAACTCTGTAACAGttacatcaggaaaaaaaaatcccaaaatatgAAATTGTCTGCACTACTTAAGGGACGTCAAAGGTACAATTATGTGAGACAATTTGAATCAAGCTACGAAATGCAGGTTCCTATAATAGTTCCTATTCCCAGCAACTTTCCTGACAAAAATCCCCTAACTGGAAATCTCCAAGTTTATTTTAGAAAACTCCTTAAGCATTTATGGAAGTTTAGAATTAGAAGATTTAATGAAAATTTGTCAGTTTACTAGCCTATAAAGTGTGAAAGATTCTAGAAATCTACAgttatgaagggctttaaaaagcATTCCTTGATGTTGAAGGTGGTGAcaggagaaacaaaaacaaaacttacaaaagaataatcaaaGATACTATGAAACAtatagagagaggaagaggaggagaagatgttATCAGCTTATCATTTAATCTTAATTCATCAATggactgaaaaagaaagaaaatagctgAGTTGTAACTGTAAGTATGGAAGGAAGATTCTTcatcattaaaataaaacactAGTACCACAACAGTAGGATTCAGATTATAATGCCAGTATGATCATTATTActgaaataataatataacatagAGAAATTGAGAttgttgtctcctgtcttttctcaacattggcttcatgggcgaacagcggaaacttcacatgaGATGGTAGGTTTTTCCAGAATAACGACAGGCAAGTACTGAAAATACCTGCAAAATTAGCTAGTAAAGTAATTAATAGCACTGGCCATATGATTAATATAAATGAAGATAATTCATAAGTCATGTCTTCTCCTGCTTTAAGTGCAACATGTTTATTGCTTTAAGAATCTCACAAAAATTAAGCACCCACTGGTAtttgcagaaatggacaaatagaataacagagttggaaggtcttctagttcaatccatTCCCGAAGCAGAtactcctataccatttcaaaaaaATGGATTGTCCAAATCAGAATTATTTACTAGAATTTTGGAATTATTTACTAGAAAAGTAAAGCAAACAGTACTGTTGCATGAAATGACTTACGTTCATTGCAACCTAGTGCTCATGTCATGGAAAGCTTTAGTGTTAGGGAAGATTTCATTTTGGAACAATTTGCGGGCTGTTACAGAAACTTCACTGTCTGTAAAAGGTCTTATGGCAGTATCCGCATCACCATCATTATGTGCTGAATAGTGCCCCTCATCCATGGCTATGACAAAGGCTTCATCAATACTATAATTGTGGTTGGCCTTGGAGTAGCCAGGGATACTGGGAAGGGGGAGGGACAATTGACGCTATGTCTGCAGTAGCTTTGTTTCTAATTTATATTGTGTAGATCACATAATGACATCACATTGATGTAAAAGATAAAATAGCAGCCATTGGCAGAATATGATTTCTGAGTGGtgaagcaccaggctagaagccaggagactgagttctagtcctgtcttgggcatgaaagcctaAGTCAGATGATTTTGGACTAGACGTTGTCTCTCGGTCCAATCTTAGtgcacagggttgttgtggggaaaataagaggaggaagaagtattgtGCACATTCtccttcagttatttatttatgtattgattTGACTAGTTATATTCCACCTTtaacatttttacaaataactcagggCAGTGAACATATTAAACACACCTTCCTAATTAAgaaaaggcaagatataaatctTTTTAATGATCTTTAGACAATATTTCCACATTCTTGTTTGTACAGAAGCTCTCCAACTGGTTCTATTGTCTCTTTCTTTCAAACCTGACAGTAAGTAATAAACTATTGAAGGAGAAACAGGATGGACAGTTTACATGTACTGACTGTGTCCTCCAACCTGACACTATCTCTCAAGGTCTTCAGGATCTATTGCCTAAGGCAGCCACAATACTCAGCCATTTTCTATCAGTTTTACTAGCCGTAAGATAAGCAGAAGTAGATTCCATAGATAAAgacaatttgttttcttttattgctGTAATTTGTACTGTACAGAACAATAAGACTGGAACGTTATTTACCGTCTTCATCACTTTCTGAGGCACTGCTCTTCTCCTTAGGAAAATTCTCATTTACATCCAAGgattgtaataaaactttgtGTGGTACAGCATCAGAGAGCTTCCTTTCTAAAGGAATCAATGAATTCCTCTTGTCTTGTttatcataataacattcctctGGTTCAGCAACCTAATAAAGTAGAATATCATTCTCACAGCCATATTAGTTAATAACATGACAATTCACAATCCTAGCTAtccaaaaagaaaatacaaaaacctTCTAAACCCTTCCAAAACCACTCACAAACTTCTAAAAACACACATATCTATACACAtttcaaatacagatagtcctcaacaatTCAAACACTTAATATACTTTAGATAATATTATAAGTGGGGCGTGACTTTTAATATACTTTAGATAATATTATAAGTGTGGCCTGATTTTTGGTAtactaagatagatagatagatagatagatagatagatagatagatagatagatagatagatagatagatagataattgattgattgatttgtggttgtttgtgtgagtgtgtacGTGTATCTTAGCAGTATCAAATGCCAAGAAAAAAGCATTTGATAGTCATGTTGGAGTGAAAGTATAGTAATATAATATGTAATAACAGGATTTTGTTATATATAATGACAATACTTTGAAACCTGTTAAAAAATCCAAATTTCTAACTATATACATATTATCACCATGCtatgctacatattttcagtATATCCACAGTAATAAGAATTTTAGTCTACAAGAGCATGACTAGCttgatttctatttttcatttgattttgtaggttacttttaaaaaattcactGAATAATAGCAAATATGTTATATAAGATTATaattcatttgaaaaagaaattaatgGTCATCAGTAATTTCATAAAATGTAACAATAAAGAGTATAACAACAAGGAAAATGTGTTACTAAATCAGAAGGGCTTATTTATGAACCAATAAGGAATTCACTGAACTATATTCAGTGTAGGAagctattcattttatttattacattttaatgctGCCCAACTCACTAATATAGTAATTGGGAGgcttacaatataaaaaaaagtaaaagtgctaaaaaataattaaaattagaataaaaacgTTAAAAGTTAAGAATCTAGACAATGGGCAATCTGGTGATGAGAATCTTTTCTGTCTCGTCATCCTTCCCCAATGAATAGGCCCCATCAGCTCCCAGGCCAAGCAACGAAACAAAGTTTTAAGGCTCTTCCAGAAAGCCAAGAATGTCGGTGTGGAACTCACCTGTGATGAGAGAATATTCCAGAGGATGGGGGCCACAACAGCTATTTTATCATACTTTGGATATAGCTTATAACACAGTTCATTTAACAAAACTGATTTCTCAAAGAATATGGGAAATCTATTAGCAGATAGGCAATCTGCATTTGTGTAGCTATATAGATTGCcttgcattaaaatatttatttgattatatttttatatttagctttgataaattctaaatatttaaaCTATATTGTTGTTAAACTATGGTGTATATTTAAAcagtatatatttatatgcagGTATATAAAACAagttaataaagtaaataatgcATTTATAGTGAAAAGCAATGTTTTAAAAGCTTACTTCTAAAAGTGAGTTTCCAGTAAGAAATTCCGTCTCAACTTCAGTCAGAGCAGTGGATTCTTGAACTATACCAACAGCCTTAGCTGGTTCCTTATCTCCAGAT from Thamnophis elegans isolate rThaEle1 chromosome 6, rThaEle1.pri, whole genome shotgun sequence carries:
- the GRAMD1C gene encoding protein Aster-C isoform X1, whose translation is MESIYSSSEENGQLRSSLSDESGDKEPAKAVGIVQESTALTEVETEFLTGNSLLEVAEPEECYYDKQDKRNSLIPLERKLSDAVPHKVLLQSLDVNENFPKEKSSASESDEDVAEEATLECELHGKLFINRIFRIGADKLFEMLFTNSHFMQTYLRTRNITDIVSTSWNQDNRGNQLRTMTYTIILNNPLIGKFTTATEKQVLRKRSHKDRSYQVDAEVVTHDVPYHDYFYIVNSFSISHMSGQKCRLRISSDVKYKKQPWGLVKNIIEKNTWGSIQENFKQLESELLVEEYAINKPIEDPAKSGVLRRRRWILQRNSEEILPKHSIHDSTEDKRTISLGNIGMKKNATNKTIIIIVAMSIFLILLVFLNVVLFLKLSKIERAAQSLYHVQLQDEGSTTLALNVASKEKTHHNMNQAQYVKGLLKDSIALLEQLKTSLSMLQHSFDHLNTTKDGKPES
- the GRAMD1C gene encoding protein Aster-C isoform X2, translating into MESIYSSSEENGQLRSSLSDESGDKEPAKAVGIVQESTALTEVETEFLTGNSLLEVAEPEECYYDKQDKRNSLIPLERKLSDAVPHKVLLQSLDVNENFPKEKSSASESDEDAEEATLECELHGKLFINRIFRIGADKLFEMLFTNSHFMQTYLRTRNITDIVSTSWNQDNRGNQLRTMTYTIILNNPLIGKFTTATEKQVLRKRSHKDRSYQVDAEVVTHDVPYHDYFYIVNSFSISHMSGQKCRLRISSDVKYKKQPWGLVKNIIEKNTWGSIQENFKQLESELLVEEYAINKPIEDPAKSGVLRRRRWILQRNSEEILPKHSIHDSTEDKRTISLGNIGMKKNATNKTIIIIVAMSIFLILLVFLNVVLFLKLSKIERAAQSLYHVQLQDEGSTTLALNVASKEKTHHNMNQAQYVKGLLKDSIALLEQLKTSLSMLQHSFDHLNTTKDGKPES